One window of Dehalobacterium formicoaceticum genomic DNA carries:
- a CDS encoding transporter substrate-binding domain-containing protein, giving the protein MKKNIKLSIIPLLFISLLTLAIAGCGSNGTSDNGASGDSTKVKVIDIPLTQEEYAFGVDKSQPELLTQVNEFILSIKSDGTFDEILNNYFGDGEPKAITSAKLDSSKDQLIVATNAAFEPFEYTAGDKYHGIDMEIAALLAERLGKELVISNMDFDAVCLSVGQGKADIAMSGLTIKEDRKEYVAFSDAYYNAAQKVVVKGEDTSFDQSQTAADVEGILSGFSSDTKIGVQTGTTGQFYVEGDKDWGFSGLNATAVGYKNGSLAVQDMINGNIDYVIIDEAPAQFISQAINNLN; this is encoded by the coding sequence ATGAAAAAAAATATTAAATTATCTATTATTCCGCTGCTTTTTATTTCTTTGCTTACCCTTGCAATTGCCGGTTGTGGTTCAAACGGCACCTCAGACAATGGAGCAAGCGGAGACAGCACTAAGGTTAAGGTTATTGACATCCCACTGACCCAAGAAGAATATGCTTTCGGTGTGGACAAAAGTCAACCGGAACTCCTTACGCAAGTAAACGAATTTATTCTTAGCATTAAATCAGACGGAACATTTGACGAAATTTTAAACAATTATTTTGGTGACGGTGAACCTAAAGCCATTACTTCTGCCAAATTAGATAGCAGCAAAGATCAGCTTATTGTAGCTACAAATGCCGCCTTCGAACCCTTTGAATATACTGCCGGTGATAAGTATCACGGGATTGATATGGAAATTGCCGCACTTCTGGCGGAACGTCTCGGCAAAGAGCTTGTAATCAGTAATATGGATTTTGATGCTGTCTGTCTCTCAGTAGGACAGGGTAAAGCTGATATTGCCATGTCCGGTCTTACTATTAAAGAAGATAGAAAAGAATATGTGGCGTTTTCGGATGCGTACTATAATGCCGCGCAGAAGGTTGTTGTTAAGGGAGAAGATACAAGCTTTGATCAAAGCCAAACAGCAGCTGATGTGGAAGGGATTTTATCCGGATTCAGCAGTGATACTAAAATTGGTGTTCAGACAGGAACAACCGGACAATTCTATGTTGAAGGTGATAAAGATTGGGGCTTTAGCGGACTTAATGCAACCGCTGTAGGTTATAAAAACGGTTCTCTTGCTGTCCAGGATATGATTAACGGAAATATAGATTATGTTATTATTGATGAAGCTCCTGCCCAGTTTATTTCACAAGCCATTAATAACTTAAACTAA
- a CDS encoding amino acid ABC transporter ATP-binding protein produces MIDVIDLKKNYGKLEVLKGISTTIKKGEKIAIIGPSGSGKSTFLRCLNCMEDPTSGAIIFDGVNIADRKVNINIHRRHMGMVFQQFNLFNNKTVIDNIMLAPVYLHTQDLRMKKLKNFFIRIRNIFTNNKKTYYEIDTTGAKIKAEAKENALRLLRRIGLEDKADAYPSTLSGGQKQRIAIIRALAMNPKVMLFDEPTSALDPEMVGEVLDLIKQLVDEGMTMVIVTHEMGFAKEVATRVLFMDEGKIREENTPEGIFSHPQDPRTKEFLSKVL; encoded by the coding sequence GTGATAGACGTAATTGATCTCAAGAAAAATTACGGTAAGCTGGAAGTACTAAAGGGTATTTCGACTACCATTAAAAAAGGCGAAAAAATTGCGATCATAGGCCCTTCCGGAAGCGGAAAAAGCACCTTTCTACGCTGTCTTAACTGCATGGAAGATCCCACAAGCGGTGCAATAATATTTGACGGGGTTAATATTGCTGATAGGAAAGTTAATATTAATATTCATCGCCGTCACATGGGAATGGTTTTTCAGCAATTTAATTTATTTAATAATAAGACTGTTATTGATAACATCATGCTTGCCCCTGTCTATCTTCACACTCAAGATCTGCGCATGAAAAAGCTTAAAAATTTCTTTATCAGAATCAGAAATATATTTACAAATAATAAGAAAACCTATTATGAAATCGATACAACCGGTGCAAAAATAAAAGCTGAGGCCAAAGAAAATGCCCTGCGCTTGTTAAGAAGAATTGGACTTGAAGATAAAGCAGATGCTTATCCTTCAACTCTTTCCGGTGGTCAGAAACAAAGAATAGCAATAATTCGTGCCTTGGCCATGAACCCCAAGGTGATGCTATTTGATGAGCCTACCTCAGCACTTGATCCGGAAATGGTAGGCGAAGTTCTGGATTTAATTAAGCAACTTGTCGACGAGGGAATGACAATGGTGATTGTAACCCATGAAATGGGATTTGCCAAGGAGGTTGCCACCAGGGTTTTATTTATGGACGAAGGGAAGATTCGCGAGGAAAATACGCCGGAAGGAATCTTTTCCCACCCGCAAGATCCTAGAACCAAGGAATTTTTGTCAAAGGTATTGTAA
- a CDS encoding MATE family efflux transporter: MVTTRKLGTDQPLKLLISFSIPATVGMLVQAMYNVISRIFIGNSVGTLGIAGITVAFPAMMIQMAFGFMIGMGATTLVSIRLGQNKKDEAEKIIGTTVLLLVLVSLLITVFGIHFLEPMLRLFGASEQVLPYAKDYLHIVLLGTVVGLMGFGMNNFIRAEGNPKKAMVTMLMGSVSNIILSPIFISLLGWGMKGAGIATVISQGISASWILLHFARGKGELKIRKKYLRIDPKLSTSIMYFGLSPFTMQLAQSLLNAVMNTNLRTYGGDMAISGMGIVVALMSLIMMPIMGINTGAQPLIGYNYGARKFDRVKEFLKYSIIAATVIAVIGFIFIRMFPTQLIAIFSSKDQALIDFGSKALVNFLIFLPIVGFQIVGAGYFQAIGKPVTAMILSLSRQLLVFIPMLLILPKFLGLNGVIASGPVADLISTIITGIWLAFALQDLNRKIQSNMNIGSKGTKGTEDDKKPEKGALPKIINEKQLVPEK; the protein is encoded by the coding sequence ATGGTTACGACGAGAAAATTGGGTACGGATCAGCCCCTAAAATTATTGATCAGTTTCTCTATCCCGGCTACGGTAGGTATGTTGGTCCAGGCAATGTATAATGTAATCTCCCGCATATTTATCGGCAACAGCGTCGGTACTTTGGGTATCGCAGGCATCACCGTTGCTTTTCCCGCCATGATGATTCAAATGGCTTTTGGCTTTATGATCGGGATGGGTGCCACAACCTTGGTTTCCATCCGCCTGGGGCAGAATAAAAAAGATGAAGCGGAAAAGATCATCGGTACCACTGTTCTCTTGTTAGTACTTGTTTCTCTGCTCATCACCGTTTTTGGTATCCACTTCCTGGAACCGATGCTCAGGCTTTTCGGAGCCAGTGAACAGGTGCTTCCTTACGCCAAGGATTATTTACACATTGTGCTCTTAGGAACTGTGGTGGGACTAATGGGCTTCGGTATGAATAATTTCATCAGAGCTGAGGGAAATCCGAAAAAAGCTATGGTTACCATGCTCATGGGATCTGTTTCTAATATTATCCTTTCCCCAATCTTTATCTCTCTTCTGGGCTGGGGGATGAAAGGTGCAGGCATCGCAACGGTTATTTCCCAAGGTATTTCTGCATCCTGGATCCTTCTTCATTTTGCCCGGGGCAAGGGAGAATTAAAAATCCGCAAAAAATATCTGAGAATTGATCCAAAACTAAGTACCAGTATTATGTATTTTGGTCTCTCCCCATTTACCATGCAGTTAGCCCAAAGCCTGCTCAATGCCGTGATGAACACCAACCTGCGTACTTACGGCGGGGATATGGCGATTTCCGGTATGGGTATTGTTGTCGCCCTGATGTCCTTGATCATGATGCCCATCATGGGGATTAACACCGGAGCCCAGCCTTTGATCGGTTATAATTATGGAGCCAGGAAATTTGATCGGGTGAAGGAATTCCTTAAATACTCCATTATCGCTGCTACAGTCATTGCTGTTATCGGCTTTATCTTCATCAGAATGTTTCCCACGCAGCTGATTGCTATCTTTAGCAGCAAAGACCAGGCACTGATTGATTTTGGCAGCAAAGCCTTAGTTAACTTTCTGATTTTTCTGCCCATTGTTGGCTTTCAGATCGTCGGTGCCGGATACTTTCAAGCCATTGGGAAGCCTGTGACAGCTATGATTTTAAGCCTTTCCCGGCAGCTTTTGGTTTTTATCCCCATGCTGCTGATTCTCCCTAAATTTTTAGGCTTGAACGGCGTGATTGCCTCAGGTCCGGTGGCAGACCTTATCTCCACCATTATCACCGGGATTTGGCTGGCCTTTGCTCTCCAGGATCTGAACAGAAAAATTCAGTCCAACATGAACATAGGCTCCAAGGGGACAAAGGGCACTGAAGACGACAAGAAACCAGAAAAGGGCGCGCTGCCCAAGATAATCAATGAAAAGCAATTGGTGCCGGAAAAATAA
- a CDS encoding efflux RND transporter permease subunit: protein MKIIETSVRRPVTIAMVILVILLLGFVSLTRLSIDLFPKMDLPYAVAVAEYSGAGPEEVESTVTEPLEDVLGTVEHVKNVTSTSYAGQSLVMVEFNFGTDMNFATLQMREKIDMIKGMLPDDVKNPMVMKADPSMMPVIQLGLSGGKDLKDLKDLGENVIKPRLERLSGVASVAVTGGYTREIQILADPVRMDAYGVGLDQISQALRAENMNVASGKVTEGKKELFVRTLGQFETLDDIKNVRIGLAGGKSITLADLATVKDGFAEQTQVSRMNGEPSVAISVQKQSEANTVQVSDLVQKEMALLSQEIPGNVQAKTVFDQATFIRQSINSLSSHAIEGGLLAVIIVYLFLRSIRSTLIIGLALPISIVGIFTVLYAGGLTLNMMSLGGLALGIGHLVDCSIVVLESIYRYRQDGYSMKDAAVQGASEVGMPVVASTLTVAVVFLPIVFVEGLASMLFRELALTVVSSQGVALLVAVTLVPMLCSKFLVVPKHQDERKAGLFQKIENGYSRILAWSLSHRKTVLIGVIAVLAASLAMIPIVGTEFMPKSDTGELAITAELDKGTVLAETDRAAEKIEMAISEIPEVKTVFVNVGGADMMGTSASEVADMQVQLVPKAERQRSADQVADDIRERVQNIPGADISVTISDSMSMGGMAAAPIAITLKGDDLDVLKGMAEEIQEMVAAVPGTREVESSMTVGRPELKIEVDRDRAVSYGISVAQVASAVRTAFDGNVATQYRTGGDEYDIRVILPEEYRQSIQDLNNVKIITPAGIRVPLVNLITTNTDLGPTQIDRENRSRVAAINSQISGRDLGSVTRDIETKLQDLHLPQGYSIEIGGENADMIESFTSLGLALLLGMILTYMVMAAQFESFIYPFVIMFTVPTMFIGAIAGLVITGRSISVIVIIGLIMLVGIVVNNGIVLVDYINVLRRRGLDMTEAIKKAGPIRLRPVLMTALTTAMAMVPLALGIGEGAETQAPMATVVVGGLTTSTIFTLVFVPVMYTLVEDAANWVKRKLSRKPKKKQISEGEVM from the coding sequence ATGAAGATTATCGAAACTTCCGTCAGACGTCCCGTTACCATTGCCATGGTGATCCTGGTCATCCTGTTGCTGGGTTTTGTTTCTTTAACCCGGTTATCCATCGATCTCTTTCCTAAAATGGATCTGCCTTATGCCGTGGCTGTTGCCGAATACTCGGGAGCTGGTCCGGAAGAAGTAGAGTCCACTGTGACTGAGCCTTTGGAGGACGTTTTGGGCACGGTAGAACATGTAAAAAATGTGACATCCACATCCTATGCCGGACAATCTCTCGTGATGGTAGAATTTAATTTCGGCACAGATATGAATTTCGCCACTTTGCAGATGCGGGAAAAGATCGATATGATCAAAGGAATGCTTCCCGATGATGTAAAAAATCCCATGGTGATGAAGGCTGATCCCTCTATGATGCCGGTGATCCAGTTAGGCTTGTCCGGAGGCAAAGATCTGAAAGATTTAAAAGATTTAGGGGAAAATGTGATAAAACCCCGCCTGGAGAGGCTTTCCGGTGTGGCCTCTGTTGCCGTTACGGGAGGGTATACCAGGGAAATTCAAATTTTGGCCGACCCGGTAAGAATGGATGCTTACGGAGTTGGTTTAGATCAAATCAGTCAGGCCTTGCGCGCTGAGAATATGAATGTGGCCAGCGGCAAGGTGACAGAAGGAAAGAAAGAACTGTTTGTGCGCACCCTGGGGCAGTTTGAAACTCTGGATGATATCAAGAATGTACGTATCGGTCTTGCCGGAGGAAAATCCATTACCCTGGCGGATCTTGCCACAGTAAAGGACGGGTTTGCTGAGCAGACGCAAGTCAGCCGTATGAACGGGGAACCCAGTGTCGCGATCAGTGTGCAAAAACAGAGTGAGGCCAATACGGTGCAGGTATCTGACCTGGTACAAAAAGAAATGGCTTTATTGTCCCAGGAGATTCCGGGAAATGTGCAAGCCAAGACTGTGTTTGATCAGGCCACCTTTATCCGGCAATCCATTAATAGTTTATCCTCCCATGCCATCGAGGGCGGATTGCTGGCAGTGATTATTGTCTATTTATTTTTGCGCAGTATACGCAGTACCTTGATTATCGGTTTGGCACTGCCCATCTCTATTGTGGGGATTTTTACGGTATTATATGCCGGCGGACTGACACTGAATATGATGTCCCTGGGTGGTTTGGCCCTGGGGATCGGTCACTTGGTGGACTGCTCCATTGTCGTATTGGAAAGCATCTACCGTTACCGCCAGGACGGTTACTCCATGAAAGATGCTGCCGTCCAAGGCGCCAGTGAAGTGGGGATGCCTGTAGTGGCATCAACCCTCACCGTTGCAGTGGTGTTTTTGCCCATTGTTTTCGTAGAAGGATTGGCCTCCATGCTATTCCGGGAATTGGCCTTAACGGTGGTTTCCTCCCAGGGTGTGGCCCTGTTGGTGGCTGTAACCCTTGTGCCCATGCTTTGTTCAAAATTTTTAGTGGTTCCTAAGCATCAGGATGAACGGAAAGCCGGTCTCTTTCAAAAAATCGAAAATGGCTACAGCAGAATCTTGGCTTGGTCCCTAAGCCATCGTAAAACAGTTCTGATCGGTGTAATTGCTGTCCTGGCAGCCAGCCTGGCTATGATTCCAATTGTCGGTACGGAGTTTATGCCTAAATCGGATACAGGTGAACTGGCGATTACTGCGGAACTGGATAAGGGGACTGTTTTGGCAGAAACGGACCGGGCGGCGGAAAAAATAGAAATGGCTATCAGTGAAATCCCTGAGGTTAAGACGGTGTTTGTCAATGTGGGCGGTGCAGATATGATGGGAACATCCGCCTCGGAAGTGGCTGACATGCAGGTGCAATTGGTTCCCAAAGCTGAGCGGCAGCGCAGTGCCGATCAGGTTGCCGACGATATTCGGGAACGTGTTCAGAACATTCCTGGGGCAGATATTTCTGTGACGATAAGCGACAGTATGTCGATGGGTGGCATGGCAGCTGCCCCCATCGCCATTACCTTAAAAGGGGATGATCTGGATGTCTTAAAGGGAATGGCTGAGGAGATTCAGGAAATGGTTGCTGCCGTGCCGGGGACGCGGGAAGTGGAGTCCAGTATGACCGTTGGTCGGCCGGAACTGAAAATCGAGGTCGACCGGGACAGGGCAGTCAGCTACGGCATCAGTGTAGCTCAAGTGGCTTCTGCTGTGCGCACTGCTTTTGATGGCAATGTGGCGACCCAATATCGCACCGGGGGAGATGAATATGATATTCGTGTCATTTTGCCTGAGGAATATCGTCAGAGTATTCAGGATCTGAATAATGTGAAGATTATTACCCCCGCAGGTATCCGTGTCCCCTTAGTTAATTTGATTACCACAAATACTGATCTTGGTCCCACTCAAATTGATCGGGAGAACCGCAGCAGGGTTGCTGCCATTAACAGTCAAATCAGCGGCCGTGATTTGGGCAGTGTCACCCGGGATATTGAAACGAAATTGCAGGACCTTCATTTACCCCAAGGGTATAGTATCGAAATCGGCGGAGAAAATGCTGATATGATTGAATCCTTTACCAGCCTGGGCTTGGCCCTGCTTTTAGGCATGATTCTCACCTACATGGTGATGGCGGCCCAATTTGAATCTTTTATTTATCCTTTTGTAATCATGTTTACGGTACCCACCATGTTTATCGGGGCTATCGCCGGATTAGTTATCACCGGCAGGAGCATCAGTGTGATCGTGATCATTGGCTTGATTATGCTGGTAGGCATTGTGGTCAATAATGGGATCGTGCTGGTGGATTATATCAATGTGCTGCGTCGGCGCGGTCTGGATATGACAGAAGCGATTAAAAAAGCCGGCCCGATTCGGCTGCGCCCCGTTTTAATGACGGCGTTGACCACTGCCATGGCCATGGTACCTTTAGCCCTGGGAATTGGTGAGGGAGCGGAAACTCAGGCACCGATGGCGACAGTTGTTGTGGGCGGGTTAACTACCTCTACCATATTTACCTTGGTTTTTGTGCCGGTTATGTATACCTTGGTTGAAGACGCCGCCAATTGGGTAAAAAGAAAACTTAGCAGAAAACCTAAGAAAAAGCAAATATCGGAAGGAGAGGTTATGTAA
- a CDS encoding amino acid ABC transporter permease translates to MENFDKKLDVFWQIFYNQNGYIKVLTGLHNTLYIAIVGLAIGIVIGTLIAIVRVIPKDKRLPRILNGFCTFYVGMFRGTPMVVQLLVGYYVILPIIGVNMPALNVCVLVFGFNSGAYVSEIMRGGILSVDPGQMEAGRAVGLSYGVTMLKIVVPQAIKNILPTMGNEFITLIKETSVVSFVGAADLYVAFNYIGSNSYEFMVPYLVMAIIYIVLVALASMLIRLMERSLRKSDRRN, encoded by the coding sequence ATGGAAAATTTTGATAAGAAATTAGACGTGTTTTGGCAAATCTTTTATAACCAAAATGGCTATATAAAAGTTCTGACCGGTCTTCATAACACCCTCTATATTGCTATAGTAGGACTGGCAATAGGAATTGTCATCGGCACTCTCATCGCCATTGTCAGGGTAATTCCCAAGGACAAAAGATTGCCTAGAATATTAAACGGTTTTTGTACTTTTTATGTAGGAATGTTCAGGGGAACACCTATGGTCGTGCAGCTGTTGGTAGGATATTATGTTATCCTGCCTATAATTGGTGTAAATATGCCGGCCTTGAATGTATGTGTTTTGGTATTTGGCTTTAACAGCGGCGCTTATGTTTCGGAAATTATGAGAGGCGGCATCCTTTCTGTAGACCCGGGCCAGATGGAAGCAGGTCGTGCCGTTGGACTAAGCTATGGTGTGACGATGTTAAAGATTGTTGTTCCTCAAGCGATCAAAAATATCCTTCCGACAATGGGCAACGAATTTATTACTTTAATTAAGGAAACATCGGTTGTCAGCTTTGTCGGTGCAGCAGACCTTTACGTTGCATTTAACTATATCGGTTCTAACAGTTATGAGTTTATGGTTCCATACCTTGTAATGGCGATAATCTATATTGTTCTGGTTGCTTTAGCATCAATGCTGATAAGACTAATGGAAAGGAGCCTAAGAAAAAGTGATAGACGTAATTGA
- a CDS encoding S-layer homology domain-containing protein, which produces MNKKLLTALLVLAMLFSFGTAAFAATFSDIADLSKDTQASIAKLNALNIINGYPDGTFKPANNITRAEFAKIACIAGGMGTSAEMLQGTASRFSDVAASQWYTGYINLANSQNWVKGYPDGTFRPNNQISYAEVITVLVRILGYNDNLPGPWPVDYIAKAGALDITKNVSFNANAPATRADVAVMADETLDATIVKWDNDTQDFEKKEDRKGNEITLLDDAFDTAVNEDYWVTDSEYDNGVWSIKVKATDEDEDALDGKWLDLNANWMASDASLANGLGDKIVDILYDSDEEEVLYTEVLSTRVTVDGEDWEYDKNKEEFKIDGTKYDKADYFTGNEYGETGATAYDDDGYYRAYVNEDKEVYKVSRRNEKTPAIVEEFDGELTLKDPGDFGDNDQAEKIDFKDDTVLVEKGGAFVEPKALAENDVIYVTEDLYGYDYYIEVAGSVNKTGKLDSYKTNNGNVTSVRIDGTSYDVAEYDLLSDNEGKDFNKAITEKNIEDFDGKTITYFLNKANQVCIIITGEAGEGSNRIYGVITDLGYRYGNPAKINEIKVLKADGKETTYDVDTDEVEIYEDELNIDEFIKFAVNADNDIDSLTVLAQLNDDEVIVPTTAGKDPDFDDYIDTDNDEYVGDLTDGNSDNNRIRFEGKWLTLDDKTVVFNAGRFIDDDAEVIDNDDLVDWAEDLTGAVTVYVEYSNSKVEYVYLNDDVTSATAVDYALVLDNYKKSGKDWVEIDVKGTAQNYEVKNNIPVEYAIYDYSISSNKFSVKNTDMVFDPEDVTAGSYYEVEDVDRSGNAIKMDGEWFYGDADTIIYDYTDYYDDGDDPLYASSVRAISKGDLVFAIMDDKDPDVVNLFVIVTGVDAE; this is translated from the coding sequence CAGCGCTGAAATGCTGCAAGGCACCGCTTCCAGATTCAGTGATGTTGCTGCCAGCCAATGGTATACCGGATATATCAATCTGGCTAATTCCCAAAACTGGGTAAAAGGTTATCCCGATGGAACCTTCCGTCCCAACAACCAAATTTCCTATGCTGAAGTAATCACCGTTTTAGTCCGTATCCTGGGCTATAATGACAACCTGCCTGGTCCTTGGCCGGTAGATTACATTGCCAAAGCCGGTGCTCTTGACATTACCAAGAATGTTTCCTTTAATGCCAATGCACCTGCCACCCGCGCTGATGTAGCTGTGATGGCTGATGAAACCTTGGATGCCACGATCGTGAAGTGGGATAATGACACCCAAGACTTTGAAAAGAAAGAAGACCGCAAAGGCAACGAAATTACCTTGCTGGATGATGCTTTTGATACCGCTGTCAATGAAGACTACTGGGTCACCGACTCCGAGTATGATAACGGCGTTTGGAGCATCAAAGTAAAAGCTACCGACGAAGATGAAGATGCTTTGGATGGTAAATGGTTAGACTTAAATGCAAACTGGATGGCTTCCGATGCCTCCCTGGCTAACGGCTTAGGCGACAAGATCGTCGACATCCTTTATGATTCTGACGAAGAAGAAGTTCTTTACACTGAAGTACTCTCCACCCGTGTAACTGTAGACGGTGAAGATTGGGAATACGACAAGAATAAAGAAGAATTCAAAATCGATGGCACCAAGTATGACAAAGCCGATTATTTTACAGGCAATGAATACGGTGAAACCGGCGCCACCGCTTATGATGATGACGGCTACTATCGCGCTTACGTAAACGAAGACAAAGAAGTTTATAAAGTTTCCAGAAGAAATGAAAAAACTCCGGCCATTGTTGAGGAATTTGACGGCGAACTGACCTTAAAAGACCCGGGTGATTTTGGCGACAATGATCAAGCCGAAAAAATTGACTTCAAAGATGATACCGTATTGGTTGAAAAAGGCGGCGCTTTTGTTGAGCCTAAAGCCTTGGCCGAAAACGATGTTATCTATGTTACCGAAGACCTTTATGGCTACGACTACTACATCGAAGTAGCTGGATCCGTTAACAAAACCGGTAAATTAGATTCTTACAAAACGAACAACGGTAACGTTACTTCTGTAAGAATTGATGGTACCTCCTATGATGTAGCAGAGTATGACTTGCTTTCTGACAACGAAGGTAAAGATTTCAACAAAGCCATTACCGAGAAAAATATTGAAGACTTTGACGGCAAAACCATCACCTATTTCTTAAACAAAGCAAATCAAGTTTGCATCATCATTACCGGTGAAGCAGGCGAAGGCAGCAACAGAATCTACGGTGTGATTACTGATCTGGGTTACAGATATGGCAATCCTGCCAAGATCAACGAAATTAAAGTTTTGAAGGCTGACGGCAAAGAAACTACTTATGATGTGGATACTGATGAAGTAGAGATTTATGAAGACGAACTGAATATTGATGAATTCATCAAATTCGCAGTTAACGCAGATAATGACATCGACAGCTTAACCGTATTGGCTCAATTAAATGACGACGAAGTAATTGTTCCTACCACTGCAGGTAAGGATCCAGACTTTGACGATTACATTGATACCGATAATGATGAGTATGTTGGTGATTTAACTGATGGGAACAGCGACAATAACAGAATCAGATTTGAGGGCAAATGGCTCACCTTGGATGACAAGACTGTAGTCTTCAATGCCGGACGTTTCATTGATGATGATGCTGAAGTGATCGACAATGATGATCTGGTTGATTGGGCTGAGGATCTTACTGGAGCAGTAACAGTTTATGTTGAATATTCCAACTCCAAAGTAGAGTATGTTTATCTCAATGATGATGTGACTTCCGCTACGGCCGTTGATTATGCCTTAGTTCTGGATAACTATAAGAAATCCGGGAAAGATTGGGTAGAAATCGATGTCAAAGGCACAGCACAGAATTATGAAGTGAAAAATAATATTCCTGTAGAATATGCGATCTACGATTACTCCATTTCCAGCAATAAGTTCTCCGTGAAGAATACCGACATGGTATTTGATCCTGAGGATGTAACTGCAGGCTCCTACTATGAAGTAGAAGATGTTGACAGATCCGGCAATGCGATTAAGATGGACGGCGAATGGTTCTATGGTGATGCAGATACTATCATCTATGACTACACCGACTACTATGATGATGGAGATGATCCCCTCTATGCTTCTTCTGTAAGAGCAATCAGCAAGGGCGATCTCGTTTTCGCCATCATGGATGATAAGGATCCTGATGTTGTTAATCTGTTCGTAATTGTTACCGGAGTGGATGCAGAGTAA
- a CDS encoding efflux RND transporter periplasmic adaptor subunit → MARANSKIFASLLIGMSIMVFSGCGAQETGTEQQNEEKAVLVESGAVVTGDISSIATVNGKIAANLEVNIVPKMSGKVAQVNFQVGDQVRKGAVILRLETTELQAQLKQARAVLAAAQANYESAVTNLERSKVLFEQGAVSQQQLENAQTMVATGSTDSAAASVKLIETQIANAVVTAPAGGIVSARMVEVGEMAAMAPVMTIVNINPVQVEANVIEGDINKLKAGQNVDVFVTAVQAEPFTGTIDTISPAAESQSNTFPITIKIPNDGNKLKPGMFAEMKLILETKKGVLLVPKQAVTESDGKKYVYVIKDQKALQTEITTGVEDEAQIQVLSGLAEGDQIVLSGQNKLQNGSLVTSSGGI, encoded by the coding sequence TTGGCAAGAGCGAATTCAAAAATATTTGCTTCCCTTCTTATCGGGATGAGCATCATGGTTTTTTCGGGATGCGGTGCCCAGGAAACCGGTACAGAGCAACAGAATGAAGAAAAGGCCGTACTCGTGGAATCAGGAGCGGTTGTCACCGGAGATATTTCCAGTATTGCTACGGTTAATGGCAAAATTGCTGCCAATCTGGAAGTGAACATTGTTCCTAAAATGTCCGGCAAGGTTGCTCAAGTTAATTTTCAGGTAGGGGATCAGGTGCGTAAAGGAGCTGTGATTCTTCGTCTGGAAACGACTGAACTTCAGGCACAGCTGAAACAAGCCCGAGCTGTTTTAGCAGCGGCCCAGGCGAATTACGAAAGTGCCGTAACCAATTTGGAAAGATCGAAGGTTCTTTTTGAACAGGGTGCTGTTTCTCAGCAGCAATTGGAGAATGCGCAAACCATGGTTGCTACAGGAAGCACGGACAGCGCCGCTGCTTCCGTTAAGCTGATCGAAACTCAAATCGCCAATGCTGTAGTCACTGCTCCGGCAGGAGGCATCGTTTCCGCCCGCATGGTAGAAGTAGGGGAAATGGCCGCTATGGCACCGGTCATGACCATTGTCAATATCAATCCGGTCCAGGTGGAAGCCAATGTGATTGAAGGAGACATCAATAAACTGAAAGCCGGTCAAAATGTTGATGTCTTTGTGACAGCTGTGCAGGCTGAACCTTTTACCGGTACAATTGACACCATCAGCCCTGCTGCTGAGAGTCAGAGCAATACCTTTCCCATTACGATTAAGATTCCCAATGACGGCAACAAATTAAAACCGGGGATGTTTGCCGAAATGAAGCTGATTTTAGAAACAAAAAAAGGTGTTTTATTGGTGCCGAAACAAGCCGTGACGGAAAGCGACGGCAAGAAGTATGTTTATGTGATCAAAGACCAGAAAGCCCTGCAAACGGAAATTACCACCGGGGTGGAAGATGAAGCTCAGATTCAGGTCCTGTCCGGTTTAGCAGAAGGGGACCAGATTGTGCTCAGCGGGCAGAACAAACTGCAAAATGGGTCACTGGTAACATCATCGGGGGGAATCTAA